In Candidatus Nitronauta litoralis, one DNA window encodes the following:
- a CDS encoding B12-binding domain-containing radical SAM protein: MKIAISYPPIVNDQGQKAMVSQNRNVQFFKKPTYLLPVVHGQAASWLKNLGYDVLWDDGNAQLKDFDQWFRDLVAWRPDMVVFESTTPVMKFYWKLVDQLKSACPNCIVVMTGYHSMRRPEETLDRCQADIILRSNHIDFVLRKLVPYIDEHSNWRDHCPIEGLVIRRDEKDYLDTGNFKQIEPLDLSPDVDRDLVRWKDYAYENGNYLQVPGTYATSVIRDCMFGKCTFCRYNGPDLTFSMRSVEKSLDEYQRLVEDYGVREIFDDSGVWYRGAEARQFAKGIIDRGLHKKDCYFGFNTRFGYMDEETVALLAKANFRFLLIGMEASDEETLARLNKGYSLEDVEANLKLFTKYGLFPHLTIMVGYYWQTRKQLQQTVDTVKRLMFEGVARTLQVTLCTPLDFTPYHQECSEEGVLLTDDYDDFDMSKLIVKTPIPHDEYYAAIRDIYGVAFHPKFVGRQVQFLSRMRKSDWQFLFTYGTRAVRRVNQHVFNLTRHEGSPA; this comes from the coding sequence ATGAAAATAGCAATTTCCTATCCACCCATTGTCAACGATCAGGGCCAGAAGGCCATGGTCTCGCAGAATCGCAACGTTCAGTTTTTTAAAAAACCGACTTATCTGCTGCCTGTGGTGCACGGTCAGGCGGCATCCTGGTTAAAGAATCTTGGTTACGACGTTTTGTGGGACGATGGCAACGCACAATTAAAAGATTTTGATCAATGGTTTCGCGATCTGGTTGCGTGGAGACCGGACATGGTGGTCTTCGAAAGCACCACTCCGGTGATGAAATTTTATTGGAAGCTGGTGGATCAACTCAAATCAGCATGTCCGAATTGTATCGTTGTCATGACGGGTTACCATTCCATGCGTCGTCCGGAAGAGACCCTGGATCGTTGCCAGGCGGACATCATTCTTCGAAGCAATCACATAGACTTCGTTTTGAGAAAGCTGGTGCCATATATCGATGAGCATTCCAACTGGAGAGATCATTGCCCGATAGAAGGGTTGGTAATCCGGCGCGATGAAAAAGATTATCTGGACACAGGTAACTTTAAACAGATTGAACCGCTGGACCTTTCCCCTGATGTTGACAGGGACCTGGTTCGCTGGAAAGACTATGCCTACGAAAACGGAAACTATTTACAGGTACCGGGAACCTATGCAACCAGTGTCATCCGCGATTGTATGTTTGGAAAATGCACCTTCTGCCGTTACAACGGACCCGACCTCACCTTTTCGATGCGCAGTGTTGAAAAGAGTCTGGATGAATACCAGCGGCTTGTCGAAGATTACGGGGTACGCGAAATTTTTGATGACTCAGGGGTCTGGTATCGCGGGGCTGAGGCACGGCAGTTTGCCAAAGGCATCATTGACCGTGGCCTTCATAAAAAAGATTGTTACTTCGGATTTAATACCCGCTTCGGCTACATGGATGAGGAAACGGTAGCGCTATTGGCCAAGGCCAACTTCCGGTTTCTTTTAATCGGTATGGAGGCCAGTGATGAGGAAACTCTGGCGCGACTGAATAAAGGGTACAGCCTGGAAGATGTGGAAGCGAATTTAAAACTGTTCACAAAATATGGATTGTTCCCTCACCTGACAATCATGGTGGGGTACTACTGGCAAACTCGAAAACAACTGCAGCAGACTGTCGATACGGTAAAGCGGCTCATGTTCGAAGGAGTGGCGCGGACCCTTCAGGTTACCTTGTGTACCCCATTGGATTTCACCCCCTACCATCAGGAGTGTTCTGAAGAAGGGGTGTTGCTTACGGATGATTATGATGATTTCGACATGAGCAAACTGATTGTCAAAACACCGATCCCGCACGACGAATACTATGCGGCGATCCGGGATATATACGGAGTTGCGTTTCACCCAAAATTTGTTGGTCGACAGGTGCAGTTTTTGAGCCGGATGCGAAAGTCTGATTGGCAATTTCTATTTACTTATGGGACTCGTGCCGTACGCCGCGTAAACCAGCATGTGTTCAACCTGACACGGCACGAAGGAAGCCCGGCGTAA
- a CDS encoding class I SAM-dependent methyltransferase, whose translation MDTQPQEHCPLCKEAPTIEAVTHHAVFGESLTVAFCGGCELYYLTGLPSSDALQEYYSGEYFDEFETDSWRYRLKCSFAKMRANSQARFILSGYEGQGPGRILEAGSCDGTFLSRFKNRGWETLGLEFNDFMIASALKRFGLHLQKKDVMELVPDEGLFDVIAFPHVLEHMREPVKVLEHCQRLLKPGGMIFIELPQSPLKHEAPEDDYSRYFHTTHLYDFRSKSLARLIEQAGLQSVQIDRFFYSIPAFLQSSSYQLANTLMKGELVEKNLKGILTVFAGVLHLNWRNLMSGDSMERLDLKATWSGLGDNLRVLARPSKVNKVLATRVVEESPAKA comes from the coding sequence ATGGATACCCAACCACAAGAACATTGCCCGCTGTGTAAAGAGGCTCCGACTATTGAAGCAGTAACACATCATGCAGTGTTTGGAGAATCTTTAACAGTGGCATTTTGTGGCGGATGCGAACTTTACTATTTAACCGGGCTCCCATCCTCTGATGCTCTTCAGGAATATTATTCTGGTGAATATTTTGATGAGTTCGAGACGGACTCCTGGAGATATCGGCTGAAATGTTCCTTCGCAAAAATGCGGGCGAACAGTCAGGCACGTTTTATATTGTCAGGATATGAAGGGCAGGGACCAGGCCGGATTCTTGAGGCAGGTAGTTGCGATGGGACCTTTTTGTCCCGCTTTAAAAATCGAGGCTGGGAAACTCTGGGGCTTGAGTTCAATGACTTCATGATTGCCAGTGCCCTCAAACGGTTTGGTCTGCATCTCCAGAAAAAAGATGTGATGGAACTGGTGCCGGATGAAGGTCTCTTTGATGTCATTGCCTTTCCCCATGTCCTTGAGCATATGAGGGAACCCGTGAAAGTTCTGGAACATTGCCAGAGGCTGTTAAAACCCGGCGGAATGATCTTCATTGAACTGCCTCAATCGCCTTTAAAACATGAGGCGCCAGAGGACGACTATTCAAGGTATTTTCATACAACCCATCTTTACGATTTCCGTTCAAAATCTCTGGCACGACTTATCGAACAGGCAGGTCTCCAGTCGGTTCAGATCGATCGATTCTTTTACAGCATCCCGGCATTTCTGCAATCCTCAAGTTACCAGCTTGCGAACACTCTTATGAAGGGTGAATTAGTGGAAAAAAATTTAAAGGGAATCCTGACGGTGTTCGCCGGCGTTTTGCATTTGAATTGGCGCAACCTGATGTCTGGAGACTCCATGGAGCGATTGGATCTTAAGGCCACCTGGTCGGGATTGGGGGATAACCTGAGGGTTCTGGCTCGTCCATCGAAAGTGAATAAAGTTTTGGCAACAAGAGTAGTCGAAGAAAGCCCGGCAAAGGCATGA
- a CDS encoding YfhO family protein, whose amino-acid sequence MARFIKENRGPLGLLLVFSLPILVVLRGGFYSIWDINLPPINPSLQLSNLLTAWDPSSIGGRFFNLLSYFPLILETFVLSWIFPLNVANSLVFYLHYFLAGFSMYCLVRYLYKNKTGAPVKVTALIAAFMYMFNEYWFLRGHYNFNIIFILAYFPFLLICLDKLIRAQGSSETIRWILIPCLLSLLMVTGLGNLPVAAFVLLMLSLFYFAQGILDRFPFKRLVVRYLLLGVCAVVFHLWWVVPNFLNSATQEALSRKGGYMEDTIQSMRFVSEYPTTRYNRILTGKGYFIPQMEVGVNLKYTRFSSLQLSPAMRVLSCVPLLAACAFFVLVVRRKENSSFLALGLMFLLAIPIFAALRAPFGGVIEFLMRNFPLYVFRRPPTYMFIIHFMYAIFAGGLILWMLESRTLKKIWKWGIPTALIVSVCIVNFPRLIGSPAFMVLLKDNVEDRHHVSAAFTIPPHVKELSSFLNQKEGDFGVLVLPTSGETKGYDWSQYGGGYFGFDPYAFLLRHPVNSNFSARHPVFSLNQFLKNAIVSRNEQAFQNILKLYNIRYVIFTEDFLVTPSSFPEMRTPVGDVKSFLEKFPFLNSRKFGEHTLYEARIGEDVIYSPDKVNSFETQSPNDVYWLLTDRDFSDFVDKKIKSPGQLEINSLSRLNRSKYQVKVHLDPNNENPAILASRIHFSPQWKAHLNGEELKQIKVNGIFNGWLVDPSSLSLSDGEQTVIVELEAQRVLTLIYLTTCLLVAIALGYLLLIRPVRRPE is encoded by the coding sequence ATGGCCAGATTCATTAAAGAGAACCGGGGACCTCTCGGGTTATTGTTGGTTTTTTCGCTGCCAATTCTGGTGGTGCTGAGGGGTGGGTTCTATTCAATCTGGGATATCAATCTGCCACCGATCAATCCTTCCCTTCAGCTTTCCAACCTGTTGACTGCCTGGGACCCGAGCAGTATTGGCGGACGTTTTTTTAATCTCCTCTCCTATTTCCCATTGATCCTCGAAACGTTTGTTCTGAGCTGGATCTTTCCCCTTAACGTTGCAAATTCGCTGGTATTTTACCTGCACTATTTCCTGGCGGGTTTTTCCATGTATTGCCTGGTGCGCTACCTGTATAAAAATAAAACAGGCGCTCCTGTAAAAGTGACCGCTTTGATAGCTGCCTTCATGTACATGTTTAACGAGTACTGGTTTTTGCGGGGCCACTACAATTTTAATATTATTTTCATTCTGGCCTATTTCCCGTTTCTATTAATTTGTCTGGATAAACTCATTCGAGCCCAGGGCTCAAGCGAAACGATACGTTGGATTTTGATCCCCTGTCTACTCAGTTTGCTGATGGTGACGGGGCTTGGAAACCTACCTGTCGCTGCGTTCGTTCTTTTGATGTTGAGTTTGTTTTATTTTGCTCAGGGTATTCTTGACCGATTTCCTTTTAAACGGTTGGTAGTTCGTTATTTGCTTTTGGGCGTCTGCGCGGTGGTGTTCCATCTTTGGTGGGTTGTTCCCAATTTTTTAAATTCTGCGACACAGGAAGCGCTTTCCCGTAAGGGCGGCTACATGGAGGACACCATTCAGTCCATGCGGTTTGTTTCAGAATATCCAACAACCCGCTACAACAGGATATTGACGGGTAAGGGATATTTTATCCCTCAAATGGAAGTTGGAGTTAACCTGAAATACACACGATTTTCCTCACTTCAGCTAAGTCCCGCCATGCGGGTGCTGTCCTGCGTTCCTCTTCTGGCGGCATGTGCATTTTTTGTGCTGGTTGTACGCCGAAAAGAAAATTCATCTTTCCTGGCGTTGGGCCTCATGTTTTTGTTAGCGATCCCGATATTTGCCGCTTTACGAGCTCCCTTTGGGGGAGTGATCGAATTTTTAATGAGGAATTTTCCTCTGTACGTATTCAGACGCCCACCCACCTATATGTTTATCATTCATTTCATGTACGCAATCTTTGCTGGTGGGTTGATCTTGTGGATGTTGGAATCGAGAACTTTAAAAAAAATCTGGAAATGGGGAATTCCGACGGCATTGATAGTGAGCGTTTGTATCGTGAACTTTCCAAGATTGATCGGATCCCCGGCTTTTATGGTTTTATTAAAAGACAATGTTGAAGACCGGCATCATGTTTCGGCAGCTTTTACCATTCCTCCGCATGTTAAAGAGCTGTCCAGTTTTTTAAATCAGAAAGAGGGTGATTTTGGTGTTCTGGTTCTCCCAACATCGGGAGAGACCAAAGGGTATGACTGGAGTCAATATGGAGGAGGATATTTTGGATTTGATCCTTACGCATTTTTATTGAGACATCCTGTGAATTCTAATTTCAGTGCCCGTCATCCTGTTTTTTCACTCAATCAATTTTTAAAAAATGCGATTGTTTCACGGAATGAGCAGGCCTTTCAGAATATATTAAAGCTCTATAATATTCGTTACGTAATTTTCACAGAAGATTTTCTTGTCACGCCTTCCTCATTCCCCGAAATGCGGACACCAGTCGGTGATGTCAAATCCTTCCTGGAAAAGTTCCCTTTCTTAAATTCGCGGAAATTTGGAGAGCACACTTTATATGAAGCACGAATAGGTGAGGATGTTATCTATTCTCCAGATAAGGTCAACTCCTTTGAAACCCAATCTCCAAACGATGTCTACTGGTTATTGACGGACAGGGATTTTTCAGATTTTGTTGATAAAAAAATAAAGAGCCCCGGGCAACTTGAAATCAACAGCCTGTCCCGATTGAACCGTAGCAAGTATCAGGTAAAAGTTCATTTGGATCCCAACAACGAAAACCCGGCGATCCTGGCTTCCCGGATTCATTTTTCACCTCAATGGAAAGCCCATTTGAATGGTGAAGAGCTGAAGCAGATCAAAGTGAACGGAATTTTTAACGGCTGGCTTGTGGATCCATC
- a CDS encoding glycosyltransferase encodes MSEPVIFSIIIPFKTWSPDLDESLTHINRMSFSGYEVILLPDGEEQLPEAFSSMPVKIIPTGEVNPAVKRDTGAEKAQGEFLAFIDDDAYPEPDWLEVAFKFFKDPDVGAVGGPGITPSSDPFWARVSGAVYLSRASGGFPERYVSNPPIRHVDDWPSVNLLVRRDLFLKVEGFDSDYWPGEDTLFCLKIVEQTNMKILYVPDMIVWHHRRKGLKKHLRQVGNYGLHRGFFVKRYPETSCRFKYFIPTLWVLFVLVGAGLSALSKTAGLLYLAGWLAYVITLGISWFDIRKFESWKVALGALPHIVLTHLWYGTKFMQGLTSRELKSSLGR; translated from the coding sequence ATGAGTGAACCCGTCATCTTTTCGATCATCATTCCGTTTAAAACCTGGTCGCCGGATCTGGATGAATCCCTCACTCACATCAACCGGATGTCTTTCAGTGGTTACGAGGTAATACTTTTACCCGACGGAGAGGAGCAATTACCGGAAGCGTTCTCCTCGATGCCAGTAAAGATAATACCAACGGGTGAGGTCAACCCCGCAGTCAAGCGAGATACCGGTGCTGAAAAAGCACAAGGTGAGTTTCTGGCATTCATCGATGACGATGCGTACCCCGAGCCTGACTGGCTGGAAGTTGCCTTTAAGTTTTTTAAGGACCCGGATGTGGGTGCTGTGGGTGGACCCGGCATCACTCCCAGCAGTGATCCGTTCTGGGCTCGTGTTTCAGGCGCAGTTTATCTCAGTCGCGCTTCCGGTGGTTTTCCTGAACGCTATGTGTCGAATCCTCCCATCCGCCATGTCGACGACTGGCCCAGTGTCAACCTGCTGGTGCGTCGTGATCTATTTCTAAAGGTTGAAGGGTTTGATTCTGATTACTGGCCGGGGGAAGACACTTTGTTTTGTCTCAAGATAGTCGAACAAACCAATATGAAAATCCTCTATGTACCGGACATGATTGTCTGGCATCACCGGCGCAAGGGGTTAAAAAAGCACCTGAGGCAGGTTGGCAATTATGGATTGCACCGTGGTTTCTTTGTGAAACGTTATCCGGAGACCTCATGCCGGTTCAAATATTTCATTCCGACCCTGTGGGTGTTGTTCGTTCTGGTCGGCGCAGGGCTCAGCGCTTTATCAAAAACAGCGGGTCTCCTTTACCTCGCGGGTTGGTTGGCCTATGTCATAACGCTGGGGATTTCCTGGTTTGATATCCGAAAATTTGAATCCTGGAAAGTAGCCCTGGGGGCTTTGCCTCATATTGTTCTGACTCATTTGTGGTACGGAACCAAATTCATGCAGGGACTCACCTCCAGAGAATTGAAAAGTTCCCTGGGTCGTTGA
- a CDS encoding oxidoreductase, giving the protein MRHKVLSVRDISPTTYVLRLERNGFEFTPGQCVNLGLPGTGVNREYSTYSGAGSEFLEFLIKEVPEGTVSPKLRAATPGTEVDLHGPYGSFVLDPQKITNSKFVFIASGTGIAPFHSFVTSYPELDCQIIHGIRHAVDRCDIEDFDSDRLVTCVSREPLEGRQGRVTDYLKETSLETESFYYLCGNQAMIYDVYDLLRQGGVSGDKIFTEAFF; this is encoded by the coding sequence ATGCGCCATAAAGTTTTAAGTGTTCGTGATATTTCCCCGACGACTTATGTGCTCAGGCTTGAGCGTAACGGTTTTGAGTTTACCCCAGGGCAATGCGTCAATCTGGGTCTTCCGGGCACCGGGGTGAATCGGGAATACTCGACCTATTCCGGAGCGGGTTCGGAGTTTTTGGAGTTTCTCATCAAGGAAGTGCCCGAGGGAACGGTGTCACCCAAATTAAGAGCAGCAACTCCTGGAACTGAAGTGGATCTGCACGGACCTTACGGTAGCTTTGTACTGGATCCTCAAAAAATAACTAACAGCAAGTTTGTTTTCATTGCTTCGGGGACGGGCATCGCGCCGTTTCATTCATTTGTAACCAGCTACCCGGAGTTGGATTGCCAGATTATTCACGGAATCCGTCACGCGGTTGATCGATGCGACATTGAAGATTTCGATTCTGATCGCCTGGTCACCTGTGTGTCTCGCGAACCTTTGGAAGGCAGGCAAGGCCGGGTAACGGATTATTTGAAAGAAACCAGTCTGGAAACGGAAAGTTTTTATTACCTGTGCGGCAATCAGGCCATGATCTACGATGTTTATGATCTGTTGCGGCAGGGCGGCGTTTCTGGCGATAAAATTTTCACGGAAGCCTTTTTTTAA
- a CDS encoding FkbM family methyltransferase, with protein MFNFLIKLIPVSIRRALSRMLKYGWFSKLFYFLNDLDDAVTKLALGNKEFYSFKFEGHSLVGNIRFVKGTKDEGIYRLIRTLLGQSPLEKGAVLLDVGANIGLTAIVMAEFAKPAHARVFAFEPGDQIKYLRENLKKTGNDNCVFPQELAMADRKGEMTLFTYHESIVDSRLYLDEEWQDRNPEKIHKKVVGTDTLDGFLQAQGIESGDIRLLKMDCQGAEPFILRGMFEKTSLPENMSVIMEFWPYSIVQQGEDPDKFLERVYEKFEGKQFYFFKDEGELQSLSTREEFFNLSNRVGLGQNNYCDIVIAPQPVLAQQPA; from the coding sequence ATGTTCAATTTTCTGATTAAATTAATTCCGGTTTCGATTCGAAGAGCATTGTCGCGCATGTTGAAATACGGCTGGTTCAGCAAGCTTTTTTATTTTCTTAACGATCTAGACGATGCGGTGACCAAACTAGCGTTGGGGAACAAGGAATTTTACTCCTTTAAATTCGAAGGTCATTCGCTCGTGGGCAACATCCGTTTCGTAAAAGGAACCAAGGATGAGGGGATTTACCGGCTTATTCGAACCTTGCTGGGACAGAGTCCCCTTGAAAAAGGTGCAGTGTTGCTGGATGTCGGTGCCAATATAGGACTGACAGCTATCGTCATGGCGGAATTTGCAAAACCCGCCCATGCCCGCGTTTTTGCTTTTGAACCAGGTGATCAAATTAAATACCTGCGGGAAAATTTAAAAAAAACTGGCAACGACAATTGTGTTTTTCCCCAGGAATTGGCCATGGCGGACAGGAAGGGGGAGATGACCCTGTTTACCTACCATGAAAGTATTGTCGATTCGAGACTCTACCTGGATGAGGAATGGCAGGACCGGAATCCTGAAAAAATCCATAAAAAAGTTGTGGGCACAGATACTCTTGATGGCTTTTTACAAGCTCAAGGCATTGAGTCTGGTGACATACGCCTGCTCAAGATGGATTGCCAGGGAGCAGAGCCTTTTATCCTGCGGGGCATGTTTGAAAAGACAAGCCTGCCCGAAAACATGAGTGTCATTATGGAGTTCTGGCCCTACTCGATTGTTCAGCAGGGGGAAGACCCGGATAAGTTTCTGGAACGTGTCTATGAAAAGTTTGAGGGAAAACAGTTTTATTTTTTTAAGGATGAAGGAGAGTTGCAATCGCTTTCTACACGGGAAGAGTTTTTTAATCTTTCCAATAGGGTGGGGCTTGGCCAAAACAATTATTGCGACATTGTGATAGCGCCGCAGCCGGTATTGGCTCAGCAACCGGCCTGA